A genomic window from Candidatus Kouleothrix ribensis includes:
- a CDS encoding carboxypeptidase regulatory-like domain-containing protein: protein MELSRYLAIAWRRKLMIVLTAALIIAITAVATWRATPKYSASAIVRVSTAADGSSEYINHDLAYSDRLMKTYVRLATLRPALDQLKQRLGAAELPELEVYTQPNTELIQITATSTDATLAAAAANSLAEILIAQASQTVMPGDTTAPHRAITIVDPALAPAAPSSPRVRLNLLLGTLFGLASGLALALAAELVAQRRALQARARYRTAPARPAKLLDVLTVLRVRRAARTASFARQQAIITPIDTSVGAEQPAQLAAPARAPNRATADLSRVCVDCGFCSIKGARFCGRCGSTLPEPSARLRAAELPDQPPGARPAYAFAGKPAAQAGQLRPWLAQASAALRLAVARWGLLGASITFVAVALVLLGRILAQPLPNAAASDAAPIVIIPATSAPVPAHASTAPPAATALPAAVARTLDPAEALVTSMALTVTVRGERLDQVRDAALVSADGTLMPAALQAHTADRITLLIAPPARPLNGAIAYTLQLDGQRQPGVAIRLRDFIERRTVQGVRADYAYTSRVASDARGPYTTLRAEPRVQAQPVGQLRVGDQVELLQDDVAGWYNVRIRTSADQALVGTAAWVERWLIDNQQVPLPGRQVYAGTYSEQAFDQNARCGAAFESTIWGSVEDRAGNGIGGAVVQVTSSDRQTSYRASTKADGSYSVPGLGCTTWVVRLVGLPNSQEFQANGVYIRTLNGGRASSVAVRFRQQP, encoded by the coding sequence ATGGAGTTGAGCAGGTATCTGGCGATTGCCTGGCGGCGCAAGCTCATGATCGTGCTGACGGCAGCACTCATTATCGCCATCACTGCGGTCGCCACCTGGCGTGCGACGCCGAAGTACTCGGCCTCGGCGATTGTGCGCGTGAGCACCGCCGCCGACGGCTCGAGCGAATATATCAACCACGATCTGGCCTACTCGGATCGGCTGATGAAGACCTACGTGCGGCTGGCGACGCTGCGCCCAGCGCTCGATCAGCTCAAGCAGCGCCTGGGCGCGGCCGAGCTGCCCGAGCTCGAGGTGTATACCCAGCCAAACACCGAGCTGATCCAGATCACCGCCACTAGCACTGATGCCACACTCGCAGCTGCGGCCGCCAACAGCCTGGCCGAGATCCTGATCGCCCAGGCCAGCCAGACGGTGATGCCAGGCGATACGACGGCACCGCACCGGGCGATCACGATTGTCGACCCGGCCCTCGCGCCGGCTGCGCCATCGTCGCCGCGAGTGCGGCTGAACCTGCTGCTTGGCACGCTGTTTGGGCTGGCGAGCGGGCTGGCGCTGGCGCTGGCGGCCGAGCTTGTAGCGCAGCGACGGGCGCTGCAGGCCCGCGCGCGCTACCGCACCGCACCGGCCAGGCCGGCCAAGCTGCTGGATGTGCTGACCGTGCTGCGGGTGCGGCGCGCGGCGCGCACGGCCTCATTCGCACGGCAGCAGGCGATCATCACGCCGATCGACACAAGCGTTGGCGCCGAGCAGCCCGCGCAGCTGGCCGCGCCGGCGCGCGCACCCAACCGGGCCACCGCCGACCTGTCGCGCGTATGTGTGGATTGTGGGTTTTGTAGCATCAAAGGCGCGCGCTTCTGTGGCCGCTGCGGCAGCACACTGCCCGAGCCATCGGCACGATTGCGCGCGGCCGAGCTGCCCGACCAGCCGCCAGGCGCGCGGCCGGCGTATGCCTTCGCGGGCAAGCCGGCCGCGCAGGCCGGGCAGCTGCGCCCCTGGCTGGCCCAGGCGAGCGCGGCACTGCGCCTGGCGGTCGCGCGCTGGGGCCTGCTCGGCGCCAGCATCACATTCGTGGCGGTGGCGCTGGTGCTGCTGGGCCGCATCCTGGCGCAGCCGCTGCCGAATGCCGCTGCCAGTGATGCCGCGCCAATCGTGATCATTCCGGCGACCAGCGCGCCAGTGCCGGCGCACGCCAGCACCGCCCCGCCGGCCGCGACGGCGCTGCCGGCCGCCGTGGCGCGCACACTCGACCCGGCCGAGGCGCTGGTGACCAGCATGGCACTGACCGTCACGGTGCGCGGCGAGCGGCTCGACCAGGTGCGCGACGCGGCGCTGGTGTCGGCAGATGGCACGCTGATGCCGGCCGCGCTGCAGGCCCACACCGCCGACCGGATCACGCTGCTGATCGCCCCGCCGGCGCGCCCGCTGAATGGGGCAATTGCCTACACCTTACAGCTCGACGGCCAGCGCCAGCCGGGCGTGGCGATCCGCCTGCGCGACTTCATCGAGCGGCGCACTGTGCAGGGCGTGCGGGCCGATTACGCCTATACCAGCCGGGTGGCGAGCGATGCGCGCGGGCCGTACACCACGCTGCGCGCCGAGCCGCGCGTGCAGGCCCAGCCGGTCGGGCAGCTGCGCGTGGGCGACCAGGTCGAGCTGCTGCAGGATGACGTGGCCGGCTGGTACAACGTGCGCATCCGCACCAGCGCCGACCAGGCGCTCGTCGGCACGGCCGCGTGGGTCGAGCGCTGGCTGATCGACAACCAGCAGGTGCCGCTGCCTGGCCGGCAGGTGTATGCGGGCACCTACTCCGAGCAAGCCTTCGATCAGAACGCGCGCTGTGGCGCGGCCTTCGAGTCGACGATCTGGGGCAGTGTCGAAGATCGTGCCGGCAACGGCATCGGCGGCGCAGTCGTGCAGGTGACATCGTCGGATCGGCAGACGAGCTACCGCGCCAGCACGAAGGCCGACGGCAGCTACAGCGTGCCGGGCCTGGGCTGCACCACCTGGGTCGTGCGGCTGGTCGGGCTGCCGAACAGCCAGGAGTTTCAGGCCAACGGCGTGTATATTCGCACGCTGAACGGCGGCCGCGCCAGCTCGGTCGCGGTGCGCTTCCGCCAGCAGCCCTAG
- a CDS encoding glycosyltransferase family 4 protein, translating to MPEPTILYCITLPDLGGAQSHVLELLRGFRGRYRLQLATSAAGPLTRAAADLGIPVSLLPSLGRAIDPLGDLRAVAACADLIGRLRPALVHFHSSKAGLVGRVAAWRAGVPAVFTAHGWGFKPGVPPARRALVWASEAGVARLAARIICVSEYDRQLAWRYMPHSRQRLVAIHNGLDDHPARATPQRQPVRIIMTARFHEPKEQQQLLRAFARLGSRDAELLLVGDGPELAASQALARELQIDTRVRFLGDRPDVPELLAQAQIFTLLSRYEGLPVSILEAMRAGLPVIASDVGGVAEELAHGSSGLLVLRGDVAAVAAALGTLVADPALRARMGAAGRQRFLDRFTRDRMLARTDAVYQSVLAERGLLAGASAPASVGGIADHTLT from the coding sequence ATGCCCGAACCGACCATTCTCTACTGTATTACGCTGCCCGATTTGGGCGGCGCGCAGAGCCATGTGCTCGAGCTGCTGCGTGGCTTTCGCGGGCGCTACCGCCTGCAGCTGGCTACCAGCGCGGCCGGCCCGCTCACACGCGCCGCCGCCGATCTCGGTATCCCCGTGAGTTTGCTCCCAAGCCTGGGCCGGGCGATCGATCCATTAGGCGACCTGCGCGCGGTGGCGGCGTGCGCCGATCTGATCGGCAGGCTGCGGCCGGCGCTGGTGCATTTCCACAGCAGCAAGGCCGGCCTGGTTGGCCGGGTGGCGGCGTGGCGGGCGGGTGTGCCGGCGGTGTTCACCGCGCATGGCTGGGGCTTTAAGCCGGGCGTGCCGCCGGCCCGCCGCGCGCTCGTATGGGCCAGTGAAGCCGGCGTGGCCCGGCTGGCCGCGCGGATTATCTGCGTGTCGGAATACGACCGCCAGCTGGCGTGGCGCTACATGCCGCACAGCCGGCAGCGCCTGGTCGCGATCCATAATGGCCTGGACGATCACCCGGCCCGCGCGACACCGCAGCGCCAGCCGGTGCGGATCATCATGACCGCGCGCTTCCACGAGCCGAAAGAGCAGCAGCAGCTGCTGCGCGCATTCGCGCGGCTTGGCAGCCGCGACGCCGAGCTGCTGCTGGTGGGCGATGGCCCCGAGCTGGCGGCGAGCCAGGCCCTGGCGCGCGAGCTGCAGATCGATACGCGGGTGCGCTTTCTCGGCGACCGCCCCGATGTGCCCGAGCTGCTGGCGCAGGCCCAGATCTTCACGCTGCTCTCGCGCTACGAGGGGCTGCCGGTGAGCATCCTCGAGGCCATGCGCGCCGGGCTACCGGTGATCGCGTCGGACGTGGGCGGCGTGGCCGAGGAGCTGGCCCACGGCAGCAGCGGGCTGCTGGTGCTGCGCGGCGATGTGGCGGCGGTGGCGGCCGCGCTCGGCACACTCGTGGCCGACCCGGCGCTGCGTGCGCGGATGGGCGCGGCCGGCCGGCAGCGCTTCCTCGATCGGTTTACGCGCGACCGCATGCTTGCGCGCACCGACGCCGTGTACCAGAGCGTGCTGGCCGAGCGTGGGCTGCTGGCAGGCGCCTCAGCACCGGCATCGGTTGGCGGCATTGCCGATCATACATTGACGTAA